A genome region from Streptomyces pratensis includes the following:
- a CDS encoding GvpL/GvpF family gas vesicle protein, which translates to MTAETAPATDPAMSYVYAVSRAGTPLDAALPGQPGLEGGPLRVVRAGELVALVSSVPAASYGTEGVKAQMEDLERLELLARTHHAVVEAAYEHTAVLPMRLVTVYLDDGRVRGMLDEREPEFSALLARLEGHVELGVKVYADPREAVTAGGRGPATDTAGSPGRAYLQRRRAQQQNHRETYRAAGAVASEVAARVADVARAHVTHRPQQGDLAQAAGENIVNDAYLVQGTRADAFRAALTGLADDVPGVRVEITGPWAPYSFATPPPAGGGEPR; encoded by the coding sequence GTGACTGCGGAAACGGCCCCGGCCACGGACCCGGCGATGTCCTACGTCTACGCCGTCAGCCGCGCCGGAACACCCCTCGACGCGGCACTGCCCGGGCAGCCCGGCCTGGAAGGAGGCCCCCTGCGGGTGGTCCGTGCCGGCGAACTGGTGGCACTGGTCTCGTCCGTTCCCGCCGCCTCGTACGGAACCGAGGGCGTGAAGGCGCAGATGGAGGATCTCGAACGGCTCGAACTCCTGGCGCGTACCCACCACGCGGTCGTCGAGGCGGCGTACGAGCACACGGCCGTACTGCCCATGCGTCTGGTGACGGTCTACCTCGACGACGGACGCGTGCGGGGGATGCTCGACGAGCGCGAGCCGGAGTTCTCCGCGCTGCTCGCCCGCCTCGAAGGCCACGTCGAGCTCGGCGTCAAGGTCTACGCCGATCCGCGCGAGGCGGTCACGGCGGGCGGCCGGGGGCCGGCGACGGACACGGCGGGGAGCCCGGGGAGGGCGTACCTGCAGAGGCGCCGCGCCCAGCAGCAGAACCACCGTGAGACGTACCGTGCTGCGGGCGCGGTCGCCTCCGAGGTGGCCGCCCGGGTCGCCGACGTCGCCAGGGCCCACGTCACGCACCGTCCGCAGCAGGGTGATCTGGCCCAGGCCGCGGGCGAGAACATCGTCAACGACGCCTACCTCGTCCAGGGCACCCGGGCCGACGCGTTTCGCGCGGCCCTCACCGGGCTCGCCGACGACGTACCGGGCGTGCGCGTCGAGATCACGGGACCTTGGGCGCCGTACTCCTTCGCGACGCCACCCCCGGCGGGCGGCGGTGAGCCGCGATGA
- a CDS encoding gas vesicle protein: MPGAGFAEPRSGHSAPPGDSVESLAGRQVALIDLLDRLLNGGAVLTGDLVLSVADVDLVHINLRAVIRSITSEEPAPW; encoded by the coding sequence ATGCCCGGAGCGGGGTTCGCCGAACCCCGCTCCGGGCATTCCGCGCCTCCCGGCGACTCCGTCGAATCCCTGGCCGGGCGCCAGGTGGCGCTCATCGATCTGCTGGACCGGCTGCTGAACGGCGGAGCGGTGCTCACCGGAGACCTGGTCCTGTCCGTCGCCGACGTGGATCTCGTGCACATCAATCTCAGAGCGGTGATCCGGTCGATCACCTCGGAGGAACCGGCGCCGTGGTGA
- a CDS encoding gas vesicle protein K produces the protein MPEEAEARTEAASLEEVARAAAHAFDLVPAGPAEQDTRSGTAQRLETDPETVERDLIKLVLTIVELLRQLMERTALHRVDVGDLREDQEERIGLTLMILQDRMSELCERYDLTMEDLNLDLGPLGSLLPRDSG, from the coding sequence ATGCCCGAGGAAGCGGAAGCGCGTACCGAGGCGGCGAGTCTCGAGGAGGTCGCACGGGCGGCGGCGCACGCCTTCGACCTGGTGCCCGCGGGGCCCGCCGAGCAGGACACGCGGAGCGGGACGGCCCAGCGCCTGGAGACCGACCCGGAGACGGTGGAACGCGACCTCATCAAGCTGGTGCTCACGATCGTCGAACTGCTCCGGCAGCTGATGGAGCGCACCGCTCTGCACAGGGTCGACGTGGGCGATCTCCGTGAGGACCAGGAGGAACGCATCGGGCTGACGCTGATGATCCTCCAGGACCGGATGTCGGAGCTCTGCGAGCGCTACGACCTCACCATGGAGGACCTCAACCTGGATCTGGGACCGCTCGGTTCGCTGCTGCCACGGGATTCCGGCTGA